Part of the Vigna radiata var. radiata cultivar VC1973A chromosome 11, Vradiata_ver6, whole genome shotgun sequence genome is shown below.
AAGTGacttcttatttaaaaatattcacaacAATGATTTATTGAAAGAATACCTGTAATTAcataatttgttgaaaaaattgGTGTGCATTATATTTATCATCCCATTGATTTTTTAactgaaaaagataaaaaatacatatttattatttatgaaatagaAATGATTCAATGAATTGTAAAACACATTATAAAATtggcagaaaaagaaaagagaaatgacATTTGCAATGAAGAAAAATAGTTACACAGTATAAATGTTGATCATTTGGAAAAAgcaatgaagaggaagaagagaagtaGAATTGCGAATATGCCACGTATCCAAAGAGCAAAACGAAACCAACAAGAACCACTCCCCAATAGACAATGACACACACACATCTTCCAATCCAACACAAGCAGATGCCAAAGGCCAGAACCCTGTTATCTGCGTAGAGACCCTTGTAGTATAAAGCTTGGCCACAATTCAAGCACGACCATTATCCCTTTGGGTTTAATATAGTCATCTCAATCTCGATAATCCGTTTCCACTTTTTCAGTGGCTCTGGTGCTGCCATTGCGTTCCACCAACCGCTACTGCCACACAAATACGCTTCACTACAGACAAATAAAACTCACACTCCTTTGTCTCATATAACTTTCCAAACTAAAACTACTCCGTGTTTACCTCACACAGCCACTTCTTCAATCAAGCGAAGGTCGTCGCTTGACTCCACTGCCACTGATCCACCAGACACCCTTTAACCCAATTCCATAGGTAACGCCATCTCTCAACTCAGCTCGATCTATTTACGCAGCACGAGAGACCCACTggcaataaaaaaactaaaagtcGAATCTTTTGCATTTCGTGTCGACTGTGTTTGTGTCAGATTCTTGTTATTGTTTGTctggaaaaaaatgttttttctttttttttttttaccttttggTCGCAAAATTGATGGGTTTCTTTCAGGAATCTGTCTGGtttctttttcatcttgtcATTTCAGAATTTGGACTAGGGGAGCCCAGGTTCCCTGAGTGGACACgctttgtgttttttttttattgattttgttaattgGTTGTTGCTACACCTATCAAGCCATATGGAATATATGCTATGTTCCCTTAAGTATTCTGAGTCTACTTCATGGGATATTTGATGAAGTTGTGAATTTATGATTTGAACAGATAAGTCTAAATATGGGGCTAAACGTGTAGTGTAGCGTGTTAGTCTTTACTTCACTAGTGAGCTTGAATTCTGTTGATGAAGAAATGAAGGTTTCTTGATTAAAATTGTAAACAAAAGTAGTTCCTTGATTAAAACACTTCACATGTAGGAGAATAGGGTAAATTTTATGGTGCTTTTGTTTCACGATGCATGACTGAGTGTCagttctcttcttttttcttttctttttccacttTTCCCCGGTGAAGCAATTGATTTGATTTGTcggtttttttccttttatattcaGTGATATCTGTAAGCTTTCTGCTTCACCATGCCACCAAAGCCCTTAGACTACGGGTCAATAAATGAAAACGTGAAGAAGAGCCAATATGCTGTCAGAGGTGAATTATACCTTCGGGCTTCCGAGCTTCAGAAAGAGGGCAAAAAGGTAGGTTATGATTCTTTTCCAGGCCATATacaaaatgtaatatttgttttgaatttcaCCCTTAGGTTGGAGGATTAAATTGGACCTGATCATAAAATCCCTTTCATTGGATTTGTCTTTGTATTGGTATTTTAAAGAACTGGGTTTTTAGAAAATGTATGCAAGCTATAAAGTAACTCGGGGCATGTGTTGCAAATTATTTGAAGATTGGGATATGGTTTTAGAGGCGATCATAATCATGCACCATGGTTGATcaagttgttgttgttgtgtccAAGACCTTTATCACATAGTCACATGGTCATGGTAGTATGGTACTTGTTGTTACTTGTTTTTTGAAAGTTAAATGTAAGCACTTCATAACACCAGGTTATTCTTCTTAATGATTTGTTGGCAAAGTATTGTTCTAATTTCTTTATATGTAAAGTATCTAAAGCAAATCAGTTACTCCCAAGCTATTTTGGTGCTTGAAATTGAAcctatttatatttgtattattgtCAACTTGCATTTGCATATCCTATAAGTGGATTTGCATAAAAATGTAAGCCTCAACATGATGTCTATGCAACATAGTCTTATTATGAATGCTGTCAGCTTATTTTGACTTCATGCTGGACTTCTCATAtggattatatttatatattctagtCATCATCTGAACATTTGTGTTCCTGCACTCAGTCTTGGATTTAGCTCCTCTAGTAAAGTGAACGAATGtgtaaattgaaaaaggaaGAGTATATATACTTTTACTTTGAATTAAACTAACATGTAATCTtgactaattttaaataaataaacagtgAATGCACTCTCACTTTCTTACTCTAAACATTTTCTCACTTTAGTGGTAGTTATGTTTACACTAACTCATTTTCAATCATTGGCAGATTATATTTACTAATGTTGGCAACCCACATGCTTTGGGACAGAGACCACTGACTTTCCCTCGCCAGGTTTAGCATTACTGAATCTCCtcgtaatttttatttttttttaatttcaacaacTAAACATACTCCTTGtctaattaactattttatttgttgattaTGCTAACCTACAACAACTTTTCTGTTGTAGGTTGTTGCTTTGTGCCAAGCCCCATTCCTGCTTGATGATCCAAATGTTGGACTGCTATTCCCTGCTGATGCAATTGCAAGAGCTAAACACTATCTCTCATTGACCTCGGGTGGTCTAGGTATTCATATGTCAactatctttttataaaatggtAGGATTTTACATATTTTGATATGCTTTTGAAGTACTGATCTGTAACCCCATCCTGTCCTTGTATCTTGTTCTGTCGCTGAAACTAGCTATAAATGCTAGTAAGTCTTATAATCTTAGCAGCGGTTGAGCCTGGCGGTCTTATTCATTGGAAATCCTTTTACTCTTATATGTTTAGTGTGTAAAACCAGTCATTCAAAATTCCTAGAGAACTTGGAAAATAATTTTCTGGAACATATTTCCATTAAATAAGTACACTAGTCAaggttttagtatttttttctttgatttcagATTATTGATAAAAGGCCTGAATGTGATCATAAAATTTAAGGtggttttatatttgttaacCGACTCAATTTAATTATCCTTTATTTCCTTGCATAAAAATCTCAGATCAAACTTAGCTAACCAAAGAAGAAATTGCCCCAAAAGGCAGTTGCAGTTAAGGATATTAGTGAATAGTTTATGTTATAAATCAACTTTCTGAAAAGTTTAAATGTTAGTTGAAGGATCATGAATGGTATTATCTATCACATACCCCGCTCACATCCCCTCTCATCCAAGTGCACTTTTTGGGCTTGAAGCATGGAGCCATGGAAAAATGCACATGCCTACTCTACCATGTGTTAGAAAATGGTGAGCCAGGATCAAACTCTTGACAAGAGTCATAGAGATTCTGACTTGTCATGAATAAACTATCCCCAAAGCTTGAAACTGCTAGGTGAGGAATCATGATTGATTTGATTGTTAACTGTCAGCAAGGTTTTATATATCATTAGCGGCCTTCCACTTTGAATCTATTACATGGAAATATAATTGGAATCAAAtactttattttgataaaacaaCACAAGCAAAAAAATGCTGGTTTTTGTCTTGTCCTGGGTATCTCCAACCCACTGggctaaaaattaatttcacttcTAGTATTGTGAGTGTCCTTGATCCAACAAATTTTCGTACACAACAAGCAAAATAAATGCTCTTCTATTGGCTCTGAAGGACTTTTAGCTCtagatttcttttttcttcaaagtCTAAACCACATTAATTGCTTTGCATTGTGAACATGAGAGTTTTTGGACCGAGCAGAATTttccttagtttgaaaatatttctttctGTCAGCACCATCTAAAGTTTACATCTTAGTATTACATTATACCATTGGGAGTGTTACAAATTCTTTTACTAACAACTGATAGAGGAGTCAGTACTTTTCTTTGATAAGAGAATCTATCGCAACTTATGGTGATGCAGGTGCTTATAGTGACTCACGAGGTCTTCCGGGAGTAAGGAAGGAAATAGCAGAGTTCATACTCAAGCGTGATGGGTATCCAAGGTAATTATCCTCCATATAGTCCGTtctgttttataatttatcttgTGAAATTCTTCTGTAAAGGGGCTCTTGTTAGGCACATAGGCTAATTGCTTCTTGCTCCATTTGCAGTGATCCAGAGCTCATATATCTCACTGATGGTGCCAGCAAGGGGGTGATGCAGATATTAAATACTATCATCAGAGGTCAAGACGATGGGgtaatgtaatttttgttttcttattattgcCACTTCAGTTTTCTACATTCACAGTGCTATTGAAAGAATTACCGGACACTTCTTATTGCCAGATTTTGGTTCCAGTCCCACAATACCCTCTCTACTCAGCAACAATTGCTCTGCTTGGTGGTACCCTTGTTCCATACTACCTTGAAGAGACAGCAAATTGGGGTCTTGATGTTAATGACCTTCGTCAATCAGTTGAACAAGCTCGCTTTAGAGGAATAACTGTATGTGTTTTGTCCGTACAATGTTAAGTTTCCACTTGTTTCTAGATTAAACTAAAAAACCTAAATGCTCCAATGTTTGAAAGATGCTCAATCAATGCGAAGGGCATGAATCTTCTCATATTGAAACCATTTGGTGTTTATACTTTTCTTCCTGTTTCTTCTAAGTTGACTTTTAGAAATGACTTTCCGGGTTGCTTCGTGCAACCTTCaagggaaaaagaaacaaaatggtACATGGCTGATTGGTGAACAATATCCcgttatgaaattttaaaatatcttgaCTTGTTTCTTGAAAAGTAAGTTCTACTGGTGAAGAAATCATCTAAAGGtgaattacttttattatgcTAAACTTTTAACTGCAAAACTAATACCCTTCTTATATGTTATTTTCGTTTATCAAAATCTCTTCTTAGTGGTTTATGGAATGCTTTATTTGAATGaagcatcaaaattataaattgacttttgGTTAGGTTAAAGCAATGGTCATCATAAATCCTGGAAATCCTACCGGTCAGTGCCTTAGTGAAGCTAATCTAAAAGAGATTTTGCAATTCTGTTATCAAGAAAATTTAGCCTTGCTTGGAGATGAGGTTTACCAGCAGAATATATATCAGGATGAACGACCCTTCATTAGTTCTAAAAAGGTATGCATTTTATGCTGCAGCAGGTGTGGCAAAACTAATATTTTGCTTCAGATGTTAACACGAACTAATACATAATTTTCTACATGGGAAGGTTTTGAATGACTTGGGACCGCCTATAAGCAAGGAAGTCCAGCTTATTTCTTTTCACTCTGTATCAAAAGGTTATTATGGTGAATGTGGACAGAGGGGTGGATATTTTGAAATGACTAACATTCCCCCAGAGGTTTGCCTTTTTCATATCTTGTGTTGCTGAATCTCTTTCTAAATTCCAACCTGGTATTTCTTGCAACGTTTTCTGCATGCAAAAAATTATGTACAAAATTGTCATGAATAAACTATTCCAAAAGCTTAAAACTGTGAGCTGAAAACACATGAATTGCTTTATGTATGAGACGACCACATGCACAAGCCTTTTAGACTTTGCTGGAAGCACGAATAATGCTTAGACTTGCCCTTTAGTCTCCACTTGAACGAACTTGTGGTGAGCTTTAACTTTAAGTGATCAGACTCTGGACAAGTATGATCATTTGGTCATACTAAATTATGAATCAACTGTCCCAAGCTCTTAGATGAAAGCgcataaatgattttatatctGTCAAGATTGATTGCGTCAATCATGTTTAGTATGCCAAGCCACTCAATACTATAATGCTCGGAAAATTTACATGAACAAAGAATACTAACAAAATACATGAATAAATGTTGTTGACTAAAATGCTCCAAACATAACATTTTTACACATTAACCAATGGTTTAAGAGTGCCATATGCAATATGGTGAAATGAATAACTTATGTTACAAACTACTTTTTGCACTCGATAGCTGTTTCAAACTACATGTAAGGTGTTCAAATTGTGAGCTCTTCGATTTTTTCTATAGCTACCCTAATGatgcttttctttcttcctgATTTTCTTTTGCAGACAGTTGATGAGATCTACAAGGTTGCGTCAATATCACTTAGTCCGAATGTTCCAGCACAAATATTTGTGAGTTGAACCTGAATGTTTCTCtctgatattttaatttagtcttgaTATACTTGTTCAAAGGGTTACTTTAGTGGGTAGTCTAGTTTCTCTTTCCTTGGGCATTTCTTCAtcattcttctcatttttttttaccttgttCTACAGATGGGAGTTATGATCAATCCACTTAAACCTGGAGATATTTCTTATGACCAGTTTGTTAGGGAGAGGTAATCATGCTAAAAGATTAGTATGATATAGGTCAAAAATTTGTCCATTTAACTTTGATTTTCCATATTAGGTTATATTCGAGCATGAGAAACTCATCCTTTCTCCCATACCTTCAAAAGATCTGAAATCATTAGAAAAAATGGGTTATTACGTAGAGTTGACTGTTACCTATAATATGCAGCAATGGAATACTTGAATCACTGAGAAGAAGAGCAAGGATAATGACTGATGGATTCAACAGTTGCAGAAATGTGGTTTGTAATTTTACTGAAGGTATAAACAATAGTACTCCTAAACAGCTTGAATTCTTATGCTTCAATTTCAATCTTGGTTTATCTCATGCCTTGTAAAACATTAGTAATTCCTAAAATTTTGTTCAGGTGCTATGTACTCTTTCCCTCAAATACGCTTGCCACCTAGAGCTATAGATGCTGCTAAACAGGCTGGAAAGGTTGCAGATGTTTTCTACTGCCTTAAGCTTTTGGAAGCTACTGGCATATCCACGGTCCCTGGTTCAGGATTTGGACAGAAAGAAGGGTAAATACTTATCCCTTTTTGTTTAGAATGATCACATGGTTGTCATGGAAGGAGAATGTGCTTTAACTAGGCCATATAAGAATTATTTGTGTGTCAGCTATGCAGTAATTATAGGGATATTTGTTTTTTGTCCGTGGACATATATATCAGTATCCCAAGGCTCCTCAGtacttgataatatatttttgaagtgAACGTACAGAAAATAATCATTCCAGTTGTTTTCTTTAGCTACTGTCTAATGATTGTGTCAAACTTTTTCTGATAGGGTTTTCCATTTGAGGACAACTATTTTACCAGCTGAGGAAGACATGCCTGCTATTATGGATAGTTTCAAGAAGTTCAATGATGAATTCATGGAGCAATACGAAGACAATAGAGGTTATTCAAGGTTGTAAGAAAACCAGCCTGAAAGTTGCATTATACTCGTGCGAAAGCACTTCAATCCATCtcttaaagaaaaacataaccTCGTTTCTAGTATTTGTCCTTCCTTAAAcctttgattttcttttctatcatgTCTGAACTGACAATATTTCAGCTGTATATTTAATATACCTTTGTTACTTGTGGCATGACAATCTAACTATATATGCTTCACCATTTCATGTGTTTTAGATGTGATATCATAGGTGTTACAAAATGCCCCTTCTCATCTGAAACTGGAACCAAAACGTTGATATTAGGACTAGTCCCCTTTTGAAATTGAATCTTCTTccaataaatttgaatttatttttgttatcaattttgaaactttaaaaataaataaatataattcttcaaattttaattgtgtaaatttcttttatgtCAAATAGTTATCTGTTTAGAACGtgttaaaaagattatattagtttatttttaaaatttaaaaatcaaaatatattaaaattttaaaaatatacttaatctTATTCCTATTCCGAAACACACCCAAGTATTGTTAATACAATAATATGACGTATTGAGATATTGAAAGATTCTTAGACAGTGGATGTAGTTATCATCTACTTGCAGAATATTGCTGCTTTACACGATTGAGAATGACGACGTGAAGAAGCAACAAAGTTGGTAATATTTTATTGACGTAAAAAGGTGATACTTGATTTGAAGCAACAAAAATTCAGATTTCACTACTGATAAGACTAGCTACCAGGATGAGTAAGTAGAAATCTAAGAAAATCAGTATTTTGGAATAGTAATAAATACATTCTGTCTTCCCTTTTAAAATGTtggttttataatttctttgaaaattttaattagctttttagatttttattgattttaattggtttttttatttttgtaaatgcCATGTAATTtagtcttttcttttaaaaaaaaaatagataaattttgttatattaagGATTTTATCATATGGTAGAGACATTATGATGTAAAAGTTATAGTGTCGTATATCATAATTATGAGATATGTTAtgtgaaaaattttaattttgtatgttattttttttatttgattttcaatatcttttcaaataaattaattttatctatttttaaattgaaactaaatttaacctttatttaaataatataataatatttttattaatatttttaaaaatgttaagttaattttaatttatattttacattattatttttaattttattttaaatatttatatattaataatttcatactGTCTTCCCTTCCCTAGAttcaactttatttaaattttatataaatattatataatattttattaaaactgaattttttattaaatattttaacaattttaagtttatttaaatttatattttatattaatatttatttaatatttattttaaaattttaaatatatttcttttaaattattataaaagtgttttagaattttacatttaaatttataaaattattatttttaaataaactctaacatttatatagaaattattaatatataaatatttaaaacaaaatttaaataaagtttaatctaaaatttaaatttaaataaatttaatcttattgaaaatatttaataaaaatatcacttttaataaagatatattataatatttttataaaagttaaatttggtCACAATTTGATAGGAATgaaattattctatttaaaaaattaaaattaaattgagatagaataataaatataagaattaaattaagatttttttacatGATACTTGTCTCCACAATTACACATGATAATGTTATTATCACATTACACTATCTTTGTCATGTGATAAGACCTTTCATTTAACACatgcaaatttaaaaaaaaaattaaagaaatattacaaattGACACATAACACTAGTTAACATAAtcttaacataaataataaaattttattacatttacaAAAATGAGAACTTGAAATCGATCAAAATCTACCGTCAAAATCTAAAGTTCTAATTAAGATATttgaacaaatataaaaaataataaaaggtttaaacatAAAATCTAAACTTTGACTTAGGATTTTCTGGTgaaatttttgtgttgtttatgtgaatacaaagagagaaaataatataCTGGTAAtcattgaaatattattttccttgtataattttttctataaaattgtgaataacataattaatgttcattgaaaacaaattatttttcatcaagattaaaatactatttaatttaacttatgatataataaattattatataaggTGAGCATATATTAAAGATCTTCAAACAACTTAATACTATGAAATATAATTCTAAtccctttaataattttaatttttaaataaaatattagcaTACGATAATTATAGTGTTCTATATTAGATTATTTCAACTTAAgttcaaattcttaaaaatggTATGagttttttaac
Proteins encoded:
- the LOC106777621 gene encoding glutamate--glyoxylate aminotransferase 2; this encodes MPPKPLDYGSINENVKKSQYAVRGELYLRASELQKEGKKIIFTNVGNPHALGQRPLTFPRQVVALCQAPFLLDDPNVGLLFPADAIARAKHYLSLTSGGLGAYSDSRGLPGVRKEIAEFILKRDGYPSDPELIYLTDGASKGVMQILNTIIRGQDDGILVPVPQYPLYSATIALLGGTLVPYYLEETANWGLDVNDLRQSVEQARFRGITVKAMVIINPGNPTGQCLSEANLKEILQFCYQENLALLGDEVYQQNIYQDERPFISSKKVLNDLGPPISKEVQLISFHSVSKGYYGECGQRGGYFEMTNIPPETVDEIYKVASISLSPNVPAQIFMGVMINPLKPGDISYDQFVRESNGILESLRRRARIMTDGFNSCRNVVCNFTEGAMYSFPQIRLPPRAIDAAKQAGKVADVFYCLKLLEATGISTVPGSGFGQKEGVFHLRTTILPAEEDMPAIMDSFKKFNDEFMEQYEDNRGYSRL